One genomic region from Thermodesulfobacteriota bacterium encodes:
- the aepY gene encoding phosphonopyruvate decarboxylase: protein MIRAGNFLELLNSKGQNPFIGVPCSFIKPLINYAIKSEKLEYLPVNNEGEAVAVATGAYLAGKRPVVMMQNSGLGNCVSPLTSLNYVYRIPILMIITLRGETGIKDEPQHELMGKITVDMLDIMKVKNDFFPDKEENIEKGIDAALDTMEKSGLPYSFIMRKDSVEKVETAKNEGKRLYRGKLIPCAKRGDLRLRRAGAIEIITGLLGMQTMVVSTTGKISRELFAMHDLPNQMYIVGSMGCASSIGLGLAMYQPGKRVAVLDGDGAALMRLESWVSIGHFAPSNYIHFLLDNEAYESTGGQQTLSGSVNFPEIAIACGFASAVTVYEREELEKEIKRACASPGPHIVHVKVKSGAASDLGRPNLSPVQVKERFMDFVRGNKG from the coding sequence TTGATTAGGGCTGGTAATTTTTTAGAACTCCTTAATTCAAAAGGGCAAAATCCGTTTATTGGTGTTCCCTGCTCCTTTATAAAACCGTTGATCAATTATGCTATTAAATCGGAAAAGTTGGAATATCTCCCGGTAAACAATGAGGGAGAAGCGGTTGCCGTGGCAACCGGCGCCTATCTTGCCGGAAAGCGCCCGGTTGTAATGATGCAGAACTCCGGGCTGGGGAATTGTGTGAGCCCGTTAACCTCTCTGAATTACGTTTATCGGATTCCTATTTTGATGATTATAACCCTGCGTGGAGAAACCGGGATAAAGGATGAACCACAACATGAGCTAATGGGAAAAATAACGGTTGATATGCTGGACATAATGAAAGTGAAAAACGATTTCTTTCCAGACAAGGAAGAAAACATTGAAAAGGGCATAGATGCCGCGCTGGATACAATGGAAAAAAGCGGTCTCCCCTACTCTTTCATAATGCGTAAGGACTCGGTTGAAAAAGTAGAGACTGCAAAAAATGAGGGCAAGCGCCTTTACAGGGGGAAACTGATCCCGTGTGCTAAAAGAGGTGATCTCAGATTGCGCCGTGCGGGAGCGATTGAGATAATCACGGGGCTTCTGGGGATGCAGACCATGGTTGTTTCTACCACGGGAAAGATATCAAGAGAGCTATTTGCGATGCATGACCTCCCTAACCAGATGTACATTGTGGGCTCAATGGGATGCGCGTCCAGCATCGGACTCGGGCTTGCCATGTATCAGCCGGGAAAAAGAGTCGCCGTTCTTGACGGTGATGGAGCGGCGCTTATGCGCCTGGAGTCGTGGGTTTCAATAGGTCATTTTGCTCCCTCCAATTACATTCACTTCTTGCTGGATAATGAGGCATACGAATCTACCGGTGGCCAGCAGACCTTGTCCGGCTCCGTAAATTTTCCTGAAATAGCGATAGCATGCGGTTTTGCATCGGCGGTAACAGTTTATGAGAGAGAGGAACTGGAGAAAGAGATCAAAAGGGCGTGCGCGTCACCCGGGCCTCACATCGTCCATGTGAAAGTCAAAAGCGGAGCGGCTTCCGACCTTGGCAGACCAAACCTGAGCCCTGTGCAAGTGAAAGAAAGGTTCATGGATTTCGTGCGAGGAAATAAGGGGTGA
- a CDS encoding sulfotransferase encodes MMSEYGFLDHPVFITGHATSGTTLLRNILDGHPELLVMPVETNLRAIIRRDGLFVNDFNIEKFLTSGPETGIYSLHHKRASLAGGDRDYNDFDFEAFSHSIKENWDGESAKSLQLSLLKSFYEKSRFKGTKPKMWIEKTHGNELYLDLFFKWYPNAKAIHLVRDPYDNFASYRKKMKKKGGVVTAVSFCNEWLESSRKIVWLKKRNPQRIMIIRFEDLLEGQEENIKKICDFLKISFHDSLKTPTSYGIPWSGNSQQNIKFNGISREPIGSHKDSLDKKEIDCLSYALSQFRPFFYWKYPKANIHTLKHLPMREFLLLIFIRLNVFKTMQGIYRTSKSLVNG; translated from the coding sequence ATGATGTCAGAGTATGGATTTTTAGACCACCCTGTTTTTATTACCGGCCATGCTACATCCGGAACAACTCTTTTGAGGAACATTTTAGATGGCCATCCTGAACTTCTTGTTATGCCTGTTGAAACAAACCTTCGGGCTATAATAAGACGTGACGGTTTGTTTGTAAATGATTTCAATATAGAAAAATTTTTAACATCCGGGCCGGAAACAGGTATCTACAGTCTTCATCATAAAAGAGCATCTCTAGCAGGCGGGGATCGTGACTATAACGATTTTGATTTTGAAGCGTTTAGTCATAGTATTAAGGAGAATTGGGATGGAGAATCGGCAAAAAGCCTGCAATTGAGTTTATTAAAGAGCTTTTATGAGAAGTCCCGGTTTAAAGGCACAAAACCGAAGATGTGGATTGAAAAGACCCATGGCAACGAGCTTTATCTGGATCTTTTTTTCAAATGGTATCCCAATGCAAAAGCTATACACTTAGTGCGGGACCCTTATGATAATTTCGCCTCGTACCGGAAAAAAATGAAGAAGAAAGGCGGTGTCGTTACGGCCGTTTCGTTCTGTAACGAGTGGCTTGAATCAAGTAGAAAAATTGTATGGTTGAAGAAAAGAAATCCCCAAAGGATAATGATCATTCGGTTTGAAGACTTGCTGGAAGGCCAGGAAGAAAATATTAAAAAGATATGTGACTTTCTAAAAATATCTTTCCACGATTCTTTAAAAACACCAACAAGCTATGGCATACCGTGGTCAGGAAATTCACAGCAAAACATTAAATTTAACGGTATCTCCAGAGAGCCTATAGGATCACATAAAGATAGTCTGGATAAGAAGGAAATCGATTGCCTTAGCTATGCGCTTTCGCAATTTCGACCATTCTTTTACTGGAAATATCCAAAAGCGAATATCCACACCTTAAAGCATCTCCCCATGCGGGAATTTTTGCTGTTAATATTTATAAGGTTAAACGTTTTCAAAACCATGCAGGGCATCTATCGGACATCAAAAAGTCTTGTAAATGGTTAG
- a CDS encoding sulfatase-like hydrolase/transferase, which produces MQNIIFLSIDALSYTRLGNSTESESLTPFLDDLSKKGISCANAFSNGQPTQMAFPSIFTSTLPLDCGGYNRGIKNREITLTEVMKRNGFYTAGFATVNFLGRFYYYDRGFDEFHEIYNIKRFWKSLSKNFFSYYVQLMKEGLINFEEFCEVTGKAVKASYKYLVLFCEEKNREIKENTFGYNPIIHAYDYSRLRKLILRELDLYENNPQEYLSKQFDMQLKYDRIINIARYGESPFGVMEAYINATIEDIMVRLQNKLGFGYSYILKKYDHFVSAKYLRECIIDWIDKRGESPFFLWAHFLDIHEGNYTSGKIQLPPISGSFLKKRVTLKRDEIKGHYNEYATRRAIKYVDDQLGKVIRFLKEKDLLDKTLLVITSDHGMEDNSIKRSGHKATLFYDEFIRVPMIFYNARLKPEKITNMCSQLDLAPTILDLMGIGPVTQFKGVPVYSSTAKDREFIISENNGRGPCDLKRKKINIAIRTERYKYIWSEGNNPGASELYDLESDPGELDNLSGNKKFKETLRGMDELAQKRCRQIRKNTKETIRE; this is translated from the coding sequence ATGCAAAACATAATATTTCTGTCGATTGACGCGCTTTCATATACAAGACTGGGAAATTCAACGGAATCCGAAAGCCTCACGCCTTTCCTGGATGATTTGTCAAAGAAAGGCATATCTTGCGCAAATGCATTTTCAAACGGACAGCCGACGCAAATGGCTTTCCCATCTATTTTTACATCCACTTTGCCGTTAGATTGTGGCGGATATAACAGGGGGATAAAGAACAGGGAAATAACCCTTACGGAGGTAATGAAAAGAAACGGTTTTTATACCGCTGGCTTTGCCACGGTAAACTTCTTGGGAAGATTTTATTATTACGATAGGGGATTTGACGAATTTCACGAGATATACAACATAAAAAGGTTCTGGAAATCCTTGAGTAAGAATTTTTTTTCTTATTACGTCCAGTTAATGAAAGAGGGATTAATCAATTTCGAGGAATTCTGCGAAGTTACAGGCAAAGCAGTAAAGGCATCATACAAATATCTGGTTTTGTTTTGTGAAGAAAAAAATCGCGAGATAAAGGAAAATACTTTTGGATACAATCCTATTATCCATGCGTATGATTATTCAAGGCTTAGAAAACTGATATTAAGAGAGCTGGATCTATACGAAAATAATCCGCAGGAATATCTGTCAAAGCAATTTGATATGCAGTTGAAATACGACCGGATTATTAATATTGCTAGGTATGGGGAGAGCCCATTTGGAGTAATGGAGGCATACATTAATGCAACGATCGAAGATATAATGGTAAGACTTCAAAATAAGCTTGGATTCGGTTACTCTTATATCTTGAAAAAATACGATCATTTTGTTAGTGCTAAATATCTTAGAGAGTGCATAATAGATTGGATTGATAAAAGGGGTGAGAGCCCCTTTTTTTTATGGGCTCATTTTCTGGATATTCACGAGGGGAATTATACATCAGGCAAAATTCAGCTTCCTCCAATTTCCGGAAGCTTTCTGAAAAAACGAGTCACGTTAAAAAGGGACGAGATTAAGGGACATTATAATGAATATGCGACAAGAAGAGCTATAAAATACGTTGATGATCAACTGGGCAAAGTGATTCGGTTTTTAAAAGAAAAAGATTTGTTGGATAAGACATTATTAGTAATTACATCGGACCACGGAATGGAGGATAACAGTATTAAGCGGTCAGGCCACAAAGCAACACTTTTTTATGACGAGTTTATAAGGGTGCCAATGATATTCTATAATGCCAGGCTAAAACCGGAGAAAATAACCAATATGTGCAGTCAGCTGGATCTTGCTCCTACCATACTGGATCTGATGGGAATCGGACCGGTAACCCAGTTCAAAGGTGTTCCGGTATATAGCTCAACGGCTAAAGACAGGGAATTCATAATAAGCGAAAACAATGGGAGAGGACCATGTGACCTCAAAAGAAAAAAAATTAATATTGCGATCAGGACGGAAAGATATAAATATATATGGAGCGAGGGCAATAATCCTGGCGCAAGTGAGTTATATGATTTAGAGAGCGATCCGGGTGAGTTAGATAACCTGAGCGGCAACAAAAAATTTAAGGAAACCTTAAGGGGAATGGATGAACTTGCCCAAAAAAGGTGCCGTCAAATCAGGAAAAATACGAAAGAGACAATAAGAGAATGA
- a CDS encoding phosphocholine cytidylyltransferase family protein, whose translation MSKKLIILAAGMGQRLQPLTTEIPKCMLPLAGRNLLEWQILSAQKVGVNEKDIVIVAGHKAETIPGGKWTIAINPRYAQTNMLRTLWYAEKFFDSGIVVSYGDIVYEPEVLEKVVSCRHEIGVVVDHDWRSYWEKRFESVLDDAESLKLDSDGRILEIGQKPDKVENIQGQYIGLMVFQGNGLSVLRRKYSEEATLLSSQEGGEKMRIDTLYMTDMLQELIDEDMPVYEIPINGKWVEIDSLRDLRLAESFCRAVGDSLSIDRRQCI comes from the coding sequence ATGAGCAAGAAACTGATTATACTTGCAGCAGGCATGGGGCAGCGATTGCAGCCTCTTACCACCGAAATTCCCAAGTGTATGCTACCGCTTGCCGGCAGAAATTTGCTTGAATGGCAGATACTATCAGCACAAAAGGTCGGGGTTAATGAAAAAGATATAGTTATCGTTGCCGGGCATAAAGCGGAAACGATTCCAGGCGGGAAGTGGACAATAGCCATAAATCCCAGATATGCGCAGACAAACATGCTGCGGACTTTGTGGTACGCGGAAAAATTCTTCGATTCAGGCATCGTTGTTTCCTATGGAGATATTGTTTATGAACCTGAAGTTCTTGAGAAAGTCGTCTCATGCCGGCATGAGATCGGCGTTGTTGTTGATCACGATTGGCGTTCTTACTGGGAAAAGCGCTTTGAAAGCGTCCTGGATGATGCCGAAAGTCTGAAACTTGATTCCGACGGAAGGATACTTGAGATCGGTCAGAAACCTGACAAGGTGGAGAATATACAGGGGCAGTACATAGGCCTGATGGTGTTTCAGGGTAATGGGTTGTCTGTCCTGCGGCGCAAATACAGCGAGGAAGCAACCCTTCTGTCTTCTCAAGAAGGCGGAGAAAAAATGAGGATAGACACGCTTTACATGACGGATATGCTTCAGGAGCTGATTGATGAGGATATGCCTGTTTACGAGATCCCTATCAATGGAAAATGGGTGGAAATAGACAGCCTCCGCGATCTTCGCCTAGCTGAATCTTTTTGCAGGGCTGTGGGCGATTCCCTTAGTATCGACCGGAGACAATGCATATAA
- a CDS encoding adenylyl-sulfate kinase: MHIKLDKTGTVYWITGLAGAGKTSIALALFKALVARNEKAVFLDGDAMREIMGNDLQHNTKDRIKNAYRISRMCCFLADQGVNVVCATMSLYHEVQCWNRNNIDNYFQIYVKVSMEVLLKRDQKSLYSKAMKGDEKNVVGVDLSFEEPINSDLVLENNEETNNFTTFAEKIIEQRLLFKKELG, encoded by the coding sequence ATGCATATAAAGCTGGATAAGACAGGCACTGTTTACTGGATCACCGGGCTTGCCGGCGCAGGTAAAACAAGCATTGCGCTGGCTTTATTCAAAGCGCTTGTTGCAAGGAATGAAAAAGCAGTTTTTCTGGATGGCGATGCAATGCGAGAAATAATGGGAAACGATTTGCAGCACAACACTAAAGACAGAATAAAAAACGCATATAGGATCTCAAGGATGTGCTGCTTTCTTGCGGATCAGGGGGTCAATGTTGTTTGCGCGACAATGTCGCTGTATCATGAGGTGCAATGCTGGAACCGCAATAACATAGACAATTATTTCCAGATATATGTCAAGGTTTCAATGGAAGTTCTGCTGAAGAGAGATCAGAAAAGCCTATATAGCAAAGCAATGAAAGGGGATGAGAAAAACGTTGTGGGCGTTGATCTTTCCTTTGAAGAACCGATAAATAGTGATTTGGTACTGGAAAACAACGAGGAAACCAACAACTTTACCACTTTTGCAGAAAAAATAATCGAACAGCGCCTTCTTTTCAAGAAGGAATTAGGATAA
- a CDS encoding PEP-utilizing enzyme — MINTIIIDSSYGVRFLDSKKSYPTSLKKIRSNESALDWNIAALKKEGISSITYIGGYHMEKVVQQYPDLHYHFHSNWEKEGTLKALLDAEYLVRKGGLVIDGRSVFRPKAVKALLKERADLVFGIEPVTEGGTGELTEHVLFYPNKAGKKIRFAGLIKCSYVGAGALIDKAKELTKKDLTLELHDLVRELLEAGVDVQLVDLTGYWSSLTRPGELARFVLGSKAQTLERLQPLLKTAVILDQVRFTVREWQTAQGPVLEKIGSHLKTERLVVRSSALVEDAWLASNAGRFKSVLDVDAGSTRHIKQAVEKVIASYRENGAEEDGNQVLIQPFVDSTVMCGVLFTRDIETRAPYYVINYHVTERTDTVTAGTSDGLKTVLAYKKGDLSALDERLLSVIEMAREVETLVGYDSLDIEFAMHESGRIYVLQVRPIAAKRRHFIPTDDDFDFEITEAKRIVAEAFQLSTNLLGKSSLLSNMSDWNPAEMIGTHPRLLAISLYHYLITDRVWGEARKLIGYRDTYPSPLMIVVSGQPYIDLRVSFNSFIPAEVSGATAEKCVNGYLGYLAENPEYHDKIEFEVAVTCFTFDFDEHSRRLFSMGLAASEIEELKRALLIQTDRIIKGEIMPIGRQLDALKEMERRRVLLIGASDSRVAMPARIKQLLDDCSRYGTLPFSILARYGFIALAILRSLKNKEVLTEEEYEACLHIPTIATEIADALELTLNGSMSREEFLGKYGHLRPGTYDILSPNYREAAHVYLNPAIGKRSSGNCLKAVSSAWELLETKFSQIEDMLNENGMKCTPSQLREFIFAAVSGREFAKFEFTKNVNLALEWITKLNSYWGLDKDQLSHLSIHDILNWTNNSRHSAISSKLRRLISFEKKRYELNQSIKLPHLIRTPGDSDSFELLECKPNFVTSKTVSGEVILLEEHATWGKNIKGKIVAIRNADPGFDWIFVHGIAGLITQYGGVASHMAIRAAEFGLPAAIGCGEILFKRVSNSRFITLDCSSKRVNIID, encoded by the coding sequence ATGATCAATACGATAATAATTGACTCCTCTTACGGCGTACGCTTCCTGGACTCAAAAAAGAGTTATCCAACTTCGCTTAAAAAGATACGCAGCAATGAATCGGCGCTGGATTGGAACATTGCCGCCTTAAAGAAAGAAGGGATATCTTCCATAACATACATAGGCGGCTACCACATGGAAAAGGTGGTTCAGCAATATCCGGACCTGCATTACCATTTTCACTCTAACTGGGAGAAGGAAGGGACTCTCAAGGCTCTGCTTGATGCGGAATATCTTGTACGAAAAGGCGGGTTGGTAATTGACGGCAGGAGTGTATTCCGTCCAAAAGCGGTCAAGGCATTGTTGAAAGAAAGGGCCGATCTTGTATTTGGTATCGAGCCTGTAACAGAGGGAGGGACGGGGGAGTTAACCGAACATGTATTGTTTTATCCCAATAAGGCGGGAAAAAAGATAAGATTCGCCGGACTAATTAAATGCTCATATGTCGGTGCAGGAGCGCTGATTGATAAGGCTAAAGAGCTGACAAAAAAGGACCTGACACTTGAATTGCATGACCTCGTCCGGGAACTGCTGGAAGCTGGTGTGGATGTACAGCTTGTCGATCTTACCGGCTATTGGTCCTCTTTAACCCGGCCCGGAGAACTGGCCCGCTTTGTTCTGGGGAGCAAGGCGCAAACTCTTGAGCGTTTACAGCCTTTATTAAAAACAGCCGTGATTCTCGACCAGGTAAGATTCACTGTCAGGGAATGGCAGACGGCGCAAGGGCCCGTCTTAGAAAAAATTGGATCACATTTAAAGACTGAACGACTGGTCGTAAGGAGCTCCGCTTTGGTGGAAGATGCATGGTTGGCATCCAACGCCGGACGTTTTAAAAGCGTGCTTGATGTTGATGCGGGTTCTACCCGGCACATTAAGCAGGCCGTCGAGAAGGTCATAGCAAGTTACAGAGAAAACGGCGCCGAGGAGGATGGCAACCAGGTGCTGATACAGCCTTTTGTTGATTCTACTGTGATGTGTGGGGTTCTTTTTACAAGGGACATTGAAACACGTGCTCCCTATTACGTGATCAATTATCATGTTACGGAACGAACAGACACCGTTACTGCGGGCACAAGCGACGGTCTTAAAACCGTTTTAGCCTATAAGAAAGGAGACCTCTCCGCTCTCGATGAAAGGCTTTTGTCAGTTATAGAAATGGCAAGGGAAGTGGAAACACTGGTTGGTTATGACTCACTGGACATTGAGTTTGCCATGCATGAAAGCGGTCGTATATATGTACTGCAAGTGCGGCCTATTGCCGCCAAGCGCCGGCATTTTATTCCTACGGACGATGATTTTGATTTTGAAATAACGGAAGCAAAGAGGATTGTGGCCGAGGCCTTTCAATTAAGTACAAACCTGCTTGGCAAATCATCTCTTCTGAGCAACATGTCAGACTGGAACCCGGCGGAGATGATCGGCACCCATCCACGGTTGCTGGCGATCTCGCTTTACCATTACCTGATTACGGACAGGGTGTGGGGAGAGGCTAGAAAATTGATAGGTTACAGGGATACCTATCCGTCTCCTCTTATGATTGTGGTTTCAGGGCAGCCATATATAGATCTGAGGGTCAGCTTTAACTCTTTCATCCCCGCCGAAGTGAGCGGGGCGACGGCAGAGAAATGCGTTAATGGTTACCTCGGTTATCTGGCTGAAAACCCGGAATATCACGACAAAATAGAATTTGAAGTTGCTGTTACCTGCTTTACATTTGACTTCGATGAACACTCCAGGCGCCTGTTTTCAATGGGACTTGCGGCGTCAGAGATTGAAGAGCTTAAACGGGCATTGCTTATACAGACGGATAGGATAATAAAAGGTGAAATAATGCCGATCGGCCGGCAACTGGACGCCCTGAAGGAAATGGAGAGAAGGCGGGTGCTCCTTATCGGGGCATCTGACAGCAGGGTAGCCATGCCGGCAAGGATTAAACAATTATTGGACGACTGCTCCCGGTATGGGACCCTGCCATTCAGTATTCTGGCCAGGTATGGATTTATTGCGCTTGCAATCCTCCGCTCTTTGAAGAACAAGGAAGTGCTTACGGAGGAGGAATATGAAGCTTGTTTGCATATTCCCACTATCGCCACCGAGATAGCAGATGCACTGGAATTAACGCTGAATGGCAGTATGTCCAGGGAGGAATTTCTTGGAAAGTACGGACACCTGCGGCCGGGAACATATGACATCCTTTCACCCAATTACCGTGAGGCCGCACATGTTTATTTGAATCCGGCTATAGGCAAACGCTCTTCCGGAAACTGCCTGAAGGCGGTATCTTCTGCATGGGAATTGCTGGAAACAAAATTCTCCCAAATAGAAGACATGCTCAATGAAAACGGGATGAAATGCACTCCTTCGCAGCTTCGGGAATTTATTTTCGCTGCGGTCAGCGGAAGAGAATTTGCGAAGTTCGAATTTACCAAGAATGTAAATCTTGCATTGGAGTGGATCACCAAACTTAATAGCTACTGGGGACTGGACAAAGACCAGTTATCCCACCTTTCTATACACGATATATTGAACTGGACCAATAACAGCCGGCATAGCGCCATATCCAGCAAGCTTAGGCGACTTATTTCATTCGAGAAAAAGAGGTACGAACTCAATCAGTCGATAAAGCTTCCCCACCTCATCCGCACGCCGGGTGATTCAGACAGCTTCGAGCTGCTTGAATGCAAACCAAATTTTGTTACTTCTAAAACGGTCAGCGGCGAGGTGATCCTTCTTGAGGAACACGCAACATGGGGTAAAAACATAAAAGGAAAGATAGTTGCCATAAGAAATGCTGATCCGGGCTTCGACTGGATATTCGTACATGGTATAGCAGGACTTATTACGCAATACGGCGGGGTTGCCTCGCACATGGCCATAAGGGCCGCTGAGTTTGGTCTGCCGGCAGCTATTGGATGCGGCGAGATTCTTTTCAAGCGTGTCTCCAACTCCCGGTTCATAACGCTGGACTGTTCGAGCAAGAGAGTAAATATCATAGATTAG
- a CDS encoding CDP-glycerol glycerophosphotransferase family protein, producing MSARNFLRNPFYDYLASRFRTVIFSSMADDPEFNKEFKRENVVIKPSVFEIKKSLLNKLIFRIYRYGDRYYFYNGKSFHGVPLNLILKDKFNKRDELFNRIFGKIFILFPFLNRRAVDYVRKIYISPYYQNMIDEYKPSALFSSHPFVDGDVQLVINAKHRRIPTISMIHSWDNLTAKGRILEPADYITVWNEIMRSEMLYLYPQLKEESVLTVGIPQHDYLLNDDWLMERSAFLKSIGADPSKKVITYISRGGKYSNYKESENIRSIIETIQNGGFAEKAQLIIREIHGLTRLQYCHTLGPIPDVIYDVPDSSCFPSIRPDHRWKNDPSSLYHLGNLLKHSDVIINYASTITLDSVYFDKPIIWPIYEWTGLKGSEQDEFGRHELEYPCYQPMMATGAPDIASSPSNLVELIKNALKHPKEKSKQRNELQLKYNPFNDGKAGLRVAKLIESVADGKSAGLN from the coding sequence ATGTCTGCCCGGAACTTCCTCCGCAATCCCTTCTATGACTACCTTGCATCCAGGTTCAGGACTGTTATTTTCTCAAGCATGGCAGATGATCCTGAGTTTAACAAAGAGTTTAAAAGAGAAAACGTTGTTATTAAACCATCGGTGTTTGAAATTAAAAAAAGCTTGCTTAATAAGCTGATTTTCAGAATTTATCGTTATGGAGACCGCTACTACTTTTACAACGGGAAGTCTTTTCACGGAGTTCCCCTGAACCTGATTTTGAAAGACAAGTTTAACAAACGTGATGAACTTTTCAATCGCATTTTCGGAAAAATATTTATCCTGTTTCCCTTCTTAAACCGCCGGGCTGTTGATTACGTCCGCAAGATTTACATCAGCCCCTACTACCAAAATATGATAGACGAATATAAGCCCTCAGCCTTGTTTTCATCACACCCCTTCGTTGACGGCGATGTGCAGTTGGTCATTAACGCAAAACATCGCCGCATTCCGACCATAAGCATGATACATAGCTGGGATAACCTTACAGCGAAAGGGAGAATACTGGAACCCGCCGATTATATTACTGTCTGGAATGAAATCATGAGAAGCGAGATGCTCTATCTTTATCCTCAGTTAAAAGAGGAAAGCGTGCTTACGGTAGGCATTCCACAACATGATTACCTCCTTAACGATGACTGGCTTATGGAACGTTCGGCGTTTTTAAAAAGCATCGGGGCGGATCCTTCAAAAAAAGTCATCACGTATATATCGAGGGGCGGCAAATATTCAAACTACAAGGAAAGCGAAAACATCAGATCAATTATTGAGACTATTCAGAACGGAGGATTTGCGGAAAAAGCACAATTGATTATCCGTGAAATACATGGTCTTACAAGGCTTCAGTACTGTCATACTCTTGGGCCGATACCCGATGTTATATACGATGTGCCCGATAGCTCGTGCTTTCCAAGTATAAGGCCGGATCACAGATGGAAGAACGATCCGTCCTCTCTTTACCACCTTGGAAACCTTTTGAAGCACAGCGACGTGATAATCAACTACGCATCAACAATTACACTTGACTCCGTATATTTTGATAAGCCGATCATCTGGCCTATATACGAGTGGACAGGTCTGAAAGGCAGCGAGCAGGATGAGTTTGGAAGGCATGAGCTTGAATATCCCTGCTATCAGCCGATGATGGCCACAGGAGCGCCCGATATAGCTTCATCCCCGTCAAATCTCGTTGAGCTTATAAAAAATGCGCTGAAACATCCAAAGGAAAAATCAAAACAGAGAAACGAATTGCAACTGAAGTACAACCCGTTTAACGATGGGAAGGCAGGTTTGCGGGTTGCAAAGTTAATAGAAAGCGTTGCCGATGGAAAATCAGCAGGGCTGAATTGA
- a CDS encoding gamma-glutamyl-gamma-aminobutyrate hydrolase family protein (Members of this family of hydrolases with an active site Cys residue belong to MEROPS family C26.), whose product MVKVAVTLRVIENQNYSEKRDAISHDWIGFLEKRNICPVLIPNAISSPLSFLSALGNIDGVLLTSGNDYGIEGSPDSAAERDSLEESLIRFAEEKYIPVVGVCRGLHVLNCYYGGSIVPFLADKGKGTHVNKMHAVTLLRDYIELPHEWEARFEVNSYHNHGVSLETLAPDMYPFAVDDNGIVEGIKHKRLPFWGVQWHPERNNPARGVDTWLFDIFKQA is encoded by the coding sequence ATGGTGAAAGTAGCAGTCACTCTTAGGGTAATAGAAAATCAGAATTACTCTGAAAAAAGGGATGCAATAAGCCACGACTGGATAGGTTTTTTGGAAAAGAGGAATATCTGTCCCGTTCTTATCCCCAATGCAATCTCTTCCCCGTTGTCTTTCCTTAGTGCGCTTGGGAATATCGACGGCGTTCTTTTGACAAGCGGGAATGATTACGGAATAGAAGGATCTCCTGATAGCGCCGCTGAAAGAGACTCGCTGGAGGAAAGCCTGATTCGTTTTGCTGAAGAGAAGTACATTCCGGTTGTCGGTGTATGCCGCGGGTTACACGTACTTAACTGCTATTACGGCGGCTCCATAGTTCCCTTTCTGGCGGATAAAGGAAAAGGGACCCATGTAAACAAGATGCATGCTGTAACCCTATTGAGGGACTATATTGAATTGCCCCATGAGTGGGAGGCTCGATTTGAAGTCAATTCATACCATAACCACGGGGTCAGCCTGGAAACACTCGCTCCGGACATGTATCCTTTCGCGGTTGATGACAATGGAATAGTGGAAGGGATTAAGCATAAACGGCTGCCTTTCTGGGGTGTACAGTGGCATCCGGAAAGAAACAATCCGGCCAGGGGAGTCGATACCTGGCTTTTTGACATTTTCAAACAGGCATGA